The Roseovarius sp. EL26 genome contains the following window.
CTGAATCGGAAAGAGCAGTGGAAGGAAGCTGCGTTATGTATTTCTTTCGCGGGGCTGATGCTTTCGACTCTTCATAAATAAAAATGGACGATCGTCCATTTTTATTTTATCCTTCTGCAAAATGACATTTTGAAGGGGGTGACCATGCTGACGAACGGGACCGAATTTGACACGCTGCGAGAGTGGGATGGAGATAATGTATTGCACCCTTGGGAAAACTCAGCCGGGGTGCGTGACCGATCTAGAACGTTTGTTGAGAATGCAAAGGGGATCTATGTTTACGCAGAAGATGGCAAACGGTTGCTGGATGGGCCGGGCGGCATGTGGTGCGTTCAGGTCGGCTATGGCCGACAGGATCTGGCGCAGGCAATGGCGGATCAGGCTATGCAGCTGGGATATTATTCTGCCTTCAATAATTCCAACTCTGCCGCGGCACAACTGGCGCATGAGATTGCGCAGCGCACACCGGGGGATTTGAATACCGTTTTCTTTACGACGGGTGGATCCACAGCCGTAGATAGCGCACTGCGGTTTATTCATTACCGCAACAATGTGCTGGGACAGCCGAACAAGAAGAAGGTGATTTCCAGGCAAAAAGCCTATCACGGTAGTACCTATCTTGCTGCAACGATGAGCGGCAAGGAACGCGACAAAGGCTGGATGGATGTGGCCCATGACTTGGTGCACTTCCTGCCAGATGTGAACCCGTACCGGCGTGATCTCAACCTGAGCATAGAGCAATTTTTAGACGAAAAGGTTGCTGATCTTGAGGCCGCGATTGTTGATCTTGGCGCAGACAATGTTGCAGCGTTTATAGCTGAACCGATCTTGTCCTCTGGCGGAGTTATCGTGCCGCCTGCGGGCTATCATCAGCGCTGCCTTGAGGTGTGTCACAAGCATGATGTGCTTTATATCTCGGATGAAGTGGTTACTGGTTTTGGCCGTTTGGGACATTGGTTTGCCAGCGAAGAGGTGTTCGGCATCGTGCCCGATATCATCACTTGCGCCAAAGGCATGACATCGGGGTATGTTCCCATGGGCGCAGCCATTATCGCAGACCATTTGGTACAAGACATTGTTGATGCGGGTCAGGATGCGACGTTTAGCAATGGCTATACCTATTCTGGTCACCCGGTGAGCGCTGCGGCCGGGTTGAAAAATATTCAGATATTCGAGGATGAAAACATTCTGGATCACGTGCGCGAGGTCACACCCCATT
Protein-coding sequences here:
- a CDS encoding aminotransferase, coding for MLTNGTEFDTLREWDGDNVLHPWENSAGVRDRSRTFVENAKGIYVYAEDGKRLLDGPGGMWCVQVGYGRQDLAQAMADQAMQLGYYSAFNNSNSAAAQLAHEIAQRTPGDLNTVFFTTGGSTAVDSALRFIHYRNNVLGQPNKKKVISRQKAYHGSTYLAATMSGKERDKGWMDVAHDLVHFLPDVNPYRRDLNLSIEQFLDEKVADLEAAIVDLGADNVAAFIAEPILSSGGVIVPPAGYHQRCLEVCHKHDVLYISDEVVTGFGRLGHWFASEEVFGIVPDIITCAKGMTSGYVPMGAAIIADHLVQDIVDAGQDATFSNGYTYSGHPVSAAAGLKNIQIFEDENILDHVREVTPHFQARLHALRDMPIVGDTRGMGLVGCVECVADENSPNPLALDHAVGARIDARCQELGLLVRPIVNMCVFSPPLIITKGQIDEMFDLLEQGISLATEDLRREGLWQAS